In a genomic window of Pokkaliibacter sp. MBI-7:
- the htpG gene encoding molecular chaperone HtpG yields MTTETQSQTLGFQTEVKQLLHLMIHSLYSNKEIFLRELISNASDACDKLRFQALHQDGLYENDPQLKVRLSFDEQAGTVTIADNGIGMSRQDVIDNLGTIARSGTADFLKNLSGDQRKDSQLIGQFGVGFYSAFIVADKVDVFTRKAGVDSSEGVHWSSQGEGDFTIATLDVAERGTRIVLHLKEGEKDFANSWKLRSLVRKYSDHISVPVEMLKDNFGEEQEEEKAPEWESVNKATALWTRNRSEVKDEEYTEFYKHIAHDYTDPLAWSHNKVEGKLEYSSLLYVPSQAPFDLWNREAPKGLKLYVQRVFIMDQADQFLPLYLRFIKGVVDSSDLSLNVSREILQKDPAIDSMKSALTKRVLDMLEKLAKNEPEKFTTFWKTFGQVLKEGPAEDTSNREKVAGLLRFASTHANTEDQTVALDAYLERMGEGQDKIYYLTGERFSQVKNSPHLEVFRKKGIEVLLLTDRIDEWMMSYLSEYKDKAFVDITRGDLDLGQLEGEDEKKAQEEVAKTREDLVKRIKDALTDQVEEVRVSHRLTDSPAVLVIGDNDMGMQMRKIMEAAGQSMPEAKPIFEINPTHPLLEKLDQEPDEDRFADLTHILFDQAALAAGETLKDPASYVSRLNKLLLEMSA; encoded by the coding sequence ATGACCACTGAAACTCAATCTCAAACCCTTGGTTTTCAGACCGAAGTTAAACAGCTGCTGCACTTGATGATCCATTCCTTGTATTCCAACAAGGAGATCTTCCTGCGCGAATTGATTTCTAACGCTTCCGATGCCTGCGACAAACTGCGCTTTCAGGCGCTGCATCAGGACGGCCTGTATGAAAATGACCCGCAACTGAAAGTGCGCCTGAGCTTTGATGAGCAGGCAGGTACGGTCACTATCGCTGACAATGGTATCGGCATGAGCCGTCAGGATGTCATCGACAACCTGGGAACCATTGCCAGATCAGGCACCGCTGATTTCCTCAAAAATCTGTCTGGCGACCAGCGTAAGGACAGCCAGCTGATTGGTCAGTTCGGTGTGGGTTTCTACTCTGCGTTTATCGTTGCCGACAAGGTTGACGTGTTCACCCGTAAGGCGGGTGTGGACAGCAGCGAGGGTGTGCACTGGTCTTCGCAGGGTGAAGGTGACTTTACTATCGCCACGCTGGATGTTGCTGAACGCGGAACCCGCATTGTGCTGCATCTGAAAGAGGGTGAGAAAGACTTCGCTAACAGCTGGAAGCTGCGTTCACTGGTACGCAAATACTCCGATCATATTTCTGTCCCTGTAGAAATGCTGAAAGATAACTTCGGCGAAGAGCAGGAAGAAGAAAAAGCACCCGAGTGGGAATCGGTAAACAAGGCGACCGCGCTCTGGACCCGTAACCGCAGCGAAGTGAAGGACGAGGAATATACCGAGTTCTACAAGCATATCGCCCACGACTACACGGACCCGCTGGCCTGGAGCCATAACAAGGTTGAAGGCAAACTGGAATATTCCAGCCTGCTGTATGTGCCCAGTCAGGCACCCTTTGATCTGTGGAATCGTGAAGCGCCCAAAGGGCTGAAGCTTTACGTTCAGCGCGTATTTATCATGGATCAGGCGGATCAGTTCCTGCCGCTGTACCTGCGCTTTATCAAAGGTGTGGTGGACTCCAGTGATCTGTCACTGAACGTTTCCCGCGAGATTCTGCAAAAAGATCCTGCAATCGACAGCATGAAGTCAGCACTGACCAAACGTGTGCTGGATATGCTGGAAAAACTGGCGAAAAACGAGCCTGAGAAGTTCACCACATTCTGGAAGACCTTCGGTCAGGTACTGAAAGAAGGTCCAGCTGAAGACACCAGCAACCGTGAAAAAGTGGCAGGCCTGCTGCGATTTGCCTCGACTCATGCCAACACCGAAGATCAGACCGTTGCTCTGGATGCTTATCTTGAGCGGATGGGCGAAGGTCAGGACAAGATCTACTATCTCACCGGTGAGCGCTTCAGCCAGGTCAAGAACAGCCCACACCTCGAAGTGTTCCGCAAGAAGGGCATTGAAGTCCTGCTGCTGACGGACCGCATCGACGAGTGGATGATGAGCTACCTGAGCGAGTACAAAGACAAGGCCTTTGTTGATATCACTCGTGGCGATCTTGATCTGGGCCAGTTGGAAGGTGAAGACGAGAAGAAAGCACAGGAAGAAGTGGCCAAGACCCGTGAAGATCTGGTTAAACGCATTAAGGATGCGCTGACCGATCAGGTTGAAGAAGTGCGCGTATCCCATCGTCTGACTGACTCACCGGCGGTGCTGGTCATCGGCGACAACGATATGGGCATGCAGATGCGCAAGATCATGGAAGCGGCAGGGCAGAGCATGCCGGAAGCCAAACCGATTTTCGAGATCAATCCGACCCATCCGCTGCTGGAAAAACTGGATCAGGAACCTGACGAAGACCGCTTTGCCGATCTGACCCATATCCTGTTTGACCAGGCTGCCCTGGCCGCAGGCGAGACGCTGAAGGACCCTGCAAGCTATGTCAGCCGTCTGAACAAGCTGCTATTGGAAATGAGTGCTTAA
- a CDS encoding DUF599 family protein produces MEKVVAIWSSVNWQNLLALAWFLICFRGYTHYAIHKTRTTASLASIMHLYRYDWMKRMLERDNRIADMSLIANLERSVSFFASSTMLIVAGILTLMGTSEKALNLLHDLPLVQPSTQAEVELKLLVMICLFVYAFFKFTWSLRQYGFCSVLIGGAPMPRDLSVSDKERQILAARAAKICSMAANNFNFGLRSYYFGLALLGWFISPWLLMCSATLVVYVLYQREFRSSTLQELVTSDPSRI; encoded by the coding sequence ATGGAAAAAGTTGTAGCCATCTGGTCCAGCGTGAACTGGCAGAATCTGTTGGCATTGGCTTGGTTTTTAATCTGTTTCAGGGGTTATACCCACTACGCCATTCACAAAACCCGCACTACTGCCAGTCTGGCCTCTATCATGCATCTTTATCGCTATGACTGGATGAAGCGCATGCTGGAGCGCGATAACCGCATTGCAGACATGAGTCTGATTGCCAATCTTGAGCGGAGTGTATCGTTCTTTGCGTCTTCGACCATGCTGATCGTAGCGGGTATTCTGACGCTGATGGGAACTTCGGAGAAAGCGCTCAATTTGTTGCATGACCTGCCTTTGGTACAGCCCTCGACTCAGGCAGAGGTGGAGCTCAAGCTGCTGGTCATGATCTGCCTGTTCGTTTATGCCTTTTTCAAATTCACCTGGAGTCTGCGTCAGTATGGTTTTTGCTCGGTGCTGATCGGTGGTGCGCCGATGCCGCGAGACCTCAGTGTCAGTGACAAAGAGCGGCAGATTCTGGCTGCCCGGGCAGCGAAGATTTGCTCCATGGCCGCCAATAACTTCAATTTTGGCCTGCGTTCCTATTACTTCGGCCTGGCGTTACTGGGCTGGTTTATCAGCCCCTGGCTGCTGATGTGTTCGGCTACACTGGTGGTTTACGTGCTGTATCAGCGCGAGTTCCGCTCCAGTACGTTACAGGAGCTGGTTACCAGCGATCCAAGCCGTATTTGA